Proteins encoded within one genomic window of Ranitomeya variabilis isolate aRanVar5 chromosome 4, aRanVar5.hap1, whole genome shotgun sequence:
- the LBX1 gene encoding transcription factor LBX1 — translation MSSKEEAKSSSVEERRRNALDHLPPPANSNKPLTPFSIEDILNKPSVRRSYTICGTAHLLSTSEKPPPAGLPLSSRALLSQTSPLCALEELASKTFKGLEVSVLQAAEGRDGMTIFGQRQTPKKRRKSRTAFTNHQIYELEKRFLYQKYLSPADRDQIAQQLGLTNAQVITWFQNRRAKLKRDLEEMKQDVESAKKLSPTSVEAVLTISELEETESMTMSETRSPQNVLGSHLHMSPSSPLTDQHTSKECSEDEDVEIDVDD, via the exons ATGTCATCCAAGGAAGAAGCCAAATCATCTTCTGTGGAAGAGAGAAGGAGAAATGCCTTGGACCACTTACCACCTCCTGCAAATTCTAACAAACCCCTGACTCCCTTCAGTATTGAGGACATCCTGAATAAGCCCTCAGTCAGGAGAAGTTACACCATCTGTGGGACAGCTCATTTACTGTCCACTTCTGAGAAGCCCCCTCCTGCAGGGCTACCTCTGTCCAGCAGAGCACTTCTGTCCCAGACCTCACCTCTGTGTGCCCTGGAGGAACTGGCCAGCAAGACCTTCAAGGGTCTGGAAGTCAGTGTCCTGCAAGCTGCTGAAG GACGAGACGGGATGacaatatttggacagagacagacTCCCAAAAAAAGGAGAAAATCCAGAACAGCTTTTACAAACCATCAGATATACGAGCTGGAAAAACGATTTTTATACCAGAAATATTTATCTCCTGCGGACAGAGACCAAATCGCACAGCAATTGGGACTGACCAATGCCCAGGTCATCACCTGGTTCCAAAACCGAAGAGCAAAGCTCAAAAGAGACCTTGAGGAGATGAAACAAGACGTCGAGTCAGCCAAAAAACTCAGTCCCACCTCGGTGGAAGCTGTGCTCACAATCTCAGAACTTGAGGAGACAGAGTCTATGACCATGTCTGAGACCAGGTCCCCACAAAATGTCTTGGGCAGCCACCTTCATATGTCCCCTTCATCCCCCCTCACAGACCAGCACACCAGCAAAGAGTGCTCAGAAGATGAGGACGTGGAAATAGATGTCGATGACTGA